A region of the Ranitomeya imitator isolate aRanImi1 chromosome 5, aRanImi1.pri, whole genome shotgun sequence genome:
tatatctggactgctctatacaggtttatgtaaatattgttacaatgatttcatggctacctgtccccattaacttttcaaatattacgtatgatcatagctatgcgtcgccgtttagcttttccaattttgcgccgtttcgcggctaaccgccacttgtatcttttcttttagatacgtcgcctcttcaacaacgagttttgcaccggcgtaattacgacactgaagagaatcaaccacaaagagctaatacggcggtgcgaacaacatctctctcgcccatctgtgttgtggatcgtgatgaatgctacgctgcaccaaaacaacccgggaatccaagccccaagatttcacatcagaaatatacgaacgtttcaagagagaaacgtgcagcgccgaacgctaggccccgcataactcgtcccgccaatagcacaggcgccataccccaagttacgcctgaaaacagagaaattgaacagctctccgagggtatgtggtcacccacagagcccctcaatatacctgtgtgccagactgtgcaatctgcagatactgctcttgcagacttttctagcgtttttgcccctgtattacctctaaagaaacgaaccgtatcccgacgccgtgtaggtagaaagcagaaagttgctgtacatacaccttacacaggtcgtccttcgtgggatgctgaccatgtcaaaatgtttactgacatgtctgcgcagtacgctcaaagcaaactcgcacagatggaactaaaatctttctgcgatacatatgaaagactgttaaatgcgtgtccaacacatgacattaccgaggagctgcgtgctttcaaactaaatcacccctgataaatctaactaaagtcttttaaatcacatacaatggttgtcatttttcataatatgtgcgtgttgtgtgttgtgtgtatttgtcaggctccgtcctttgttcagcgtgtcgttatcagattccgcaaagatgcatttgtcatcattatgctgttagctaacttaaaatttgagctgttgttttattgtgagaaataattacactgtcatgtaaatacacgcctaaggtatacgcagaattatagatagcgtcgtcagctgggaaattaattgagaaacgagtccagtggtaacgcgccgcgagctgcagtaattcaatataaaatgactattttcatcatgtgataaaataatgcagaattaaagaaagctggaataatatatgtggctgtgtcagcgctaaaatagaaaaatgttagtaattcaatataaaatggctattttcagaatttgacattaccgcttgctatagcgttatttttataaacatgtgttatccccgaatcaaattaacaatagcagacatgttgtgttataaaagcataaataaaactgatagaaatgcccaaagagaaatgttatcccagaataattaatatgatattctgccatctagtggccgtgatgggtaattggttatgctacacatttctcaaagaaatgtctttgtaagccaacaacgaaattttacacaaaaaaaaaaaaaaaacaagaaaaacagtaatacatgtgcagcagtaacttaaaatgtgttcccagaatcaaattaccaatatcaaacatgttgtgttataaatgcctgaataaaactgatagaaatacacaaagagtgcagaagtgttatttctataaagatatattgcccggtttcttatgtatgtccagttattttcaacaaaacaaggatagagtcaaattatagacagcacattcaaagtgcataaagataataacataaataagtcctaaatgtctatttcttgtgtgtgtgtgtgtgtgtgtgggttctgtgtgtttgttgtgtgtggttctgtgttgtgtgcgtgtgtgtgtgtgtgtgtgtgtgtttgtgcctgtctgaccgcgattttacacaaaaatattaaaagtctgtatatgttagatgtctttgtataaaaaggagtcaaattataggcagcacaggctcctgtaaaattaatagtgtaaaattaatatgtgctaaaataatgtagaattaatgaaagctgtaataatatatggtaatgtgtcacttttatattcgtataaaacacaacgcttcttacatgacaatcaaacaacaaaaacaaatgaaatgtgttataaaccatgtgtaaaataaatacacgactaggctatatttataaacatgtgttaccccagaatcaaggccacaataacttttctttaagccgctgacccgcagttggaactaaaatctttctgcgatacatatgaaagactgttaaatgcgtgtggggcgaagaaatatgtgttacatgcgtagtgaattgcaaatatattctgaagtgtatggcattttgagaaatgtgtgcgtgttgtgtgctgtgtgtatttgtgtgtgtgtgtgtttgtgcctgtctgaccgcgattttacacaaaaatattaaaagtctgtatatgttagatgtctttgtataaaaaggagtcaaattataggcagcacaggctcctgtaaaattaatagtgtaaaattaatatgtgctaaaataatgtagaattaatgaaagctgtaataatatatgggaatgtgtcacttttatattcgtataaaacacaacgcttcttacatgacaatcaaacaacaaaaacaaatgaaatgtgttataaaccatgtgtaaaataaatacacgactaggttatatttataaacatgtgttaccccagaatcaaggccacaataacttttctttaagccgctgacccgcagttggaactaaaatctttctgcgatacatatgaaagactgttaaatgcgtgtggggcgaagaaatatgtgttacatgcgtagtgaattgcaaatatattctgaagtgtatggcattttgagaaatgtgtgcgtgttgtgtgctgtgtgtatttgtgtgtgtgtgtgagttctgtatgtgttgcgtgttctttacagaaccataaacttataatagcacaatgttgatgccgacagccgcgcacagatgtatttttgcattatttcacagtgactgatgagtaccggatgcatggttggttgagaagtgcccgtgggtgcagaagtgtttgtggtccgcatattaataaagtacaaaaaatccctgacctatgtggtcagcatattaataaagtgcaaaaacatgataacataagtcctaaatgactaataaccgcatattaataaagtgcaaaaacatgataacataagtcctaaatgcctaataatcgcatattaatcataaataagttctaaatgtctatttcttgtgtggtatgttaataaagtgcaaaaatcagtgacctatgtggaccgcatattaataaagtgcaaaaatccttgacctatgtggtcagcatattaataaagtgcaaaaacatgataacataagtcctaaatgcctaataatcgcatattaatcataaataagttctaaatgtctatttcttgtgtgttgtatgttaataaagtgcaaaaatcactgacctatgtggcctgcatattaataaagtgcaaaaatcactgacctatgtggtccgcatattaataaagtgcaaaaacatgataacataagtcctaaatgacttttattcgtataaaacacgacgcttcttacttgtgttgtaacattgggtcatattataacttgtgttgtgacattggtgcatatctcttctgtgtatataaggcagccacaaggataaaacctgctacaatgtgaataaacacaacttgcaatggcctcagtagataacaaataactttgcagatgccatcttcaggacacaataacttttctgtttgtgagaataaacatttatggggtacgcaaatacaacaacaattgcttgacctaggtgctataagcctctgacccacagttaacctaatttaggtaatgtttaccatttagttagtgtttgagaatacttttcacataacaggctgtaggattgcatacagaaacatcagccctattcactatatggatacactgtgaataaaacaaaagcttacagaatcaaactcggggctacttgcattatttcacagtgactgatgagtaccggatgcatggttggttgagaagtgcccgtgggtgcagaagtgtttgtggtccgcatattaataaagtacaaaaaatccctgacctatgtggtcagcatattaataaagtgcaaaaacatgataacataagtcctaaatgactaataaccgcatattaataaagtgcaaaaacatgataacataagtcctaaatgcttaataatcgcatattaatcataaataagttctaaatgtctatttcttgtgtggtatgttaataaagtgcaaaaatcagtgacctatgtggaccgcatattaataaagtgcaaaaatccttgacctatgtggtcagcatattaataaagtgcaaaaacatgataacataagtcctaaatgcctaataatcgcatattaatcataaataagttctaaatgtctatttcttgtgtgttgtatgttaataaagtgcaaaaatcactgacctatgtggcctgcatattaataaagtgcaaaaatcactgacctatgtggtccgcatattaataaagtgcaaaaacatgataacataagtcctaaatgacttttattcgtataaaacacgacgcttcttacttgtgttgtaacattgggtcatattataacttgtgttgtgacattggtgcatatctcttctgtgtatataaggcagccacaaggataaaacctgctacaatgtgaataaacacaacttgcaatggcctcagtagataacaaataactttgcagatgccatcttcaggacacaataacttttctgtttgtgagaataaacatttatggggtacgcaaatacaacaacaattgcttgacctaggtgctataagcctctgacccacagttaacctaatttaggtaatgtttaccatttagttagtgtttgagaatacttttcacataacaggctgtaggattgcatacagaaacatcagccctattcactatatggatacactgtgaataaaacaaaagcttacagaatcaaactcggggctacgtataaaatctattataaaacaaatgaaaaaggtgttataaaccacgtgtaaaataaatacacgactaggctataattataaacatgtgttattccacaaaatacgggaataatatcaaaactacaacaaattaaactatattaaactatatcaaaagggggaatcaaacaaggagggacagctggataccagccgtcagacaaggggaggggaggggttacacattttgatacactttgataggggcggggcacctgtcagattgagtttgacgaaacctggctattatacactacttttGGGCAGCCGAACCcgtacagtaacacggacttcccgatgaagtccatgttcggtgtctgtgcctgaacagtaggtgttcggtatggacgccGAACTTTATTATTTGTGTTCGCCCATCTTTACCCCTGACAACcgctaacaactaactgtcacaatacgagtggtcataaccatggatacctaagctactgcaatatcctgcacatggggtaagcgacacaaCTTTTCAGAAGAACTATACCATATTATTAATTGTAGGTATTttgtaataatattattattacacctactacatattgtgtTAGAATCTTGGAGATGGGTATACCCATTGAAGCATTGTTTCATAAATGCTCACTATTTTTTTCCCATGAGCTCTGTAATTTGAAATAGgttattcagtgtgtctgtatataTTTGTGTGAGCAGGTTACAAAGAAAGACAAAATAAAAGTATGAGCCTAATTAGTCTAGACTGGCATTTTGTTCACTAGTCTTCATGAAGACAGTGCTTGTGTAAGATgcgcctaattcattaagaggcccAAGTATCTTACAACTGCTGTGTGCCTTCACCAGAAATGTAAGGGGACATTTCTGGCATACTTTAGTCTGAATATTAATATTTATGAATATGTAGAATTATGAATAAGGATGAGTTGGCCGAATCAGCTTTGCCACGCAGTGTTCTGTCCTAGTTTTGCCCATTTTGGTAAAGCAGGGTATGACTAGACTAAAACTCTCAAAAGTTTCAAAATGTTTTTCAATTTTCCTCCCTTATTTGCATGCGTCTTAAAATTATGGATGAATAGGTGGCAATGTCAAAAACTATAGAAATACAATTCTGTAAACGGGGTTGAACCCCTTCTTTAAATGAAGTAGTCCCCCttgttaaataaaaaagaaaaacggatACCCATCTCTAGCACCAGCATGTCAATGTTGACGCAAGGGATGAAGGTGGCTGCTCCATAATGGCCATTGGCAATGGCAAtaataacgtaatgtgaaccctggCAGAGCCGGTACTGACATAAATGGAACACCAAGTatcttattttttttactttacaaagaGGACTACTTCATTTATAAAAGGAGTGGTTCAGGTAGTGTATTTAGTACATAATTGTGTGTCATTTCTGACATTTGAGCCTGCTTATCCATGGATGGTAACATGGGTCTGTAACAGAAAATTTTGCAAGATTTAAATCTGAAAGTAAGAGTTTTACCAAGATTGATAGTTATTCCTTATCATTATTTGACCCCCGGGACCTCATCAATCAAAAGAACAAAGCCTTACAGAGCGAGATCCAGAAATAGTGGAACGCTCTGCTCAACTTTCTCCAgtagttccatagacaatgaatagaataAATGTACATGCATGGAGATTGCTCCATTCAGACAGGGATGTGTAGAAACCCATTATCTGGATCGGTAGGAATCCCTTTGGTCAGACCACCAACAACCAGTCTTGTATAACTTTCAGTCTTAGTAAAACCCCTATAATTGTAAATTCACAGattgaaaaattacaaaaatccacgcaaaagCGATAGATATTTCTGCAACAATGGTGCCACGTGTGAATTTACCATACGGTACGTGAAATTTGCATGTCAAACATGTGTATGGGGTCTCCGTAAG
Encoded here:
- the LOC138680739 gene encoding uncharacterized protein → MEAQYPREQCSPLLASTQLEPCMSPDWRNNFITQNYARIEAVAPIADNGPALHLIMDTDTETSDAMAENWCVPEPRDTLGSDVEIIDVKNPATSAKPDAPKRRGNSLRRCFKNRKVARKIQLEKENIPASASLSIAHPVKPGADVGQFPLHTYTSPLQQRVLHRRNYDTEENQPQRANTAVRTTSLSPICVVDRDECYAAPKQPGNPSPKISHQKYTNVSREKRAAPNARPRITRPANSTGAIPQVTPENREIEQLSEGMWSPTEPLNIPVCQTVQSADTALADFSSVFAPVLPLKKRTVSRRRVGRKQKVAVHTPYTGRPSWDADHVKMFTDMSAQYAQSKLAQMELKSFCDTYERLLNACPTHDITEELRAFKLNHP